One part of the Microlunatus elymi genome encodes these proteins:
- a CDS encoding response regulator transcription factor — MHVLVVDDDQAVRDSLRRSLAYNGYQVSTAGDGLEALARLGAVRPDAVIMDVMMPKLDGLEATRMLRSAGNDVPILVLTARDAVGDRVDGLDAGADDYMVKPFALDELLARLRALVRRAGTVADSADPSTHSISFSDLALNTHTREVIRGGRSITLTRTEFALLEAFMDHPRRVLERSWLLNEVWGFDFPTTANSLEVYIGYLRRKTEAEGEPRLIHTVRGVGYVLRETPP, encoded by the coding sequence ATGCACGTGCTGGTCGTCGATGACGACCAGGCGGTGAGGGATTCGCTGCGCCGGTCGCTGGCCTACAACGGCTATCAGGTGAGCACGGCCGGCGACGGTCTGGAGGCGCTGGCCCGGCTGGGCGCGGTCCGTCCGGACGCGGTGATCATGGACGTGATGATGCCGAAACTGGACGGCCTGGAGGCCACCCGGATGCTGCGGTCGGCGGGCAACGACGTACCCATCCTGGTGCTCACCGCACGCGACGCCGTCGGCGATCGGGTGGACGGGCTGGACGCCGGCGCCGACGACTACATGGTCAAGCCGTTCGCTCTGGACGAGTTGCTGGCCCGGCTGCGGGCGCTGGTCCGGCGGGCCGGCACCGTCGCGGACTCGGCCGATCCGTCCACCCACAGCATCAGCTTCAGTGATCTGGCGCTCAACACCCACACCCGCGAGGTGATCCGGGGCGGCCGTTCGATCACGCTGACCCGAACCGAATTCGCCCTGCTCGAGGCGTTCATGGACCATCCGCGCCGGGTGCTGGAGCGGTCCTGGCTGCTGAACGAGGTCTGGGGTTTCGACTTCCCCACCACGGCGAACTCGCTCGAGGTCTACATCGGCTACCTGCGCCGCAAGACCGAGGCCGAAGGCGAGCCGCGACTGATCCACACCGTACGCGGCGTGGGTTACGTGCTCCGCGAGACGCCCCCGTGA
- a CDS encoding TetR/AcrR family transcriptional regulator, producing MTSSTAAQAASVSAPSARRTQTRERLINAAVGVFAERGIIGASVEEISDRAGFTRGAFYSNFADKDALVLAIVQHDAERDLQAVQDISEALMNNAELAASAPESLINIALTRLFGDAAHDRDAMLARHEMKLYAIRRPALRTAYRSYLDELYGRIGGLVDRAMTAIGIEFTVDYQVAIPMLHACSDHIEMGALLADAPADTAPMEALIKAISRPVGGCSEGGQHTS from the coding sequence ATGACCAGCAGTACGGCGGCGCAGGCCGCCTCGGTGAGCGCACCGTCCGCGCGGCGTACCCAGACCCGCGAGCGGCTGATCAATGCGGCCGTCGGCGTCTTCGCCGAACGCGGCATCATCGGTGCCAGCGTGGAGGAGATCAGCGACCGAGCGGGCTTCACCCGGGGCGCCTTCTACTCCAACTTCGCCGACAAGGACGCGCTGGTGCTGGCCATCGTTCAGCACGACGCCGAGCGGGATCTGCAAGCCGTGCAGGACATCTCGGAGGCGCTGATGAACAACGCCGAGCTCGCCGCCAGTGCGCCGGAATCCTTGATCAACATCGCCCTGACCCGGTTGTTCGGCGACGCCGCTCACGACCGGGACGCGATGCTGGCGCGGCACGAGATGAAGCTGTATGCGATCCGCCGGCCCGCGCTGCGGACGGCCTATCGCAGCTACCTGGACGAGTTGTACGGACGGATCGGCGGACTGGTCGACCGGGCGATGACGGCGATCGGGATCGAGTTCACTGTCGACTACCAGGTCGCCATCCCGATGCTGCACGCCTGTTCGGACCACATCGAGATGGGTGCACTGCTGGCCGACGCACCGGCCGACACCGCGCCGATGGAGGCGCTGATCAAGGCCATCAGCCGACCCGTCGGCGGTTGCTCCGAAGGCGGCCAACACACGTCCTAA
- a CDS encoding MMPL family transporter: MSTFLYGLGRMAYRHRLRVLGIWLAVLVVAGLAALGLGKSFDNSFSLPGTSSQQALTQLQRTFPQVSGTSAQVIMVAPDGETVRDSEVKQAINVAIDKFEKLDQVQAVSSPYSKQVADAISDNGQAALITVQFDGERADVTDATTEQVSKITEQLQDAVPGSQASAGGDAYSMDSVSISITEVVGVVVALVVLMITLGSFVAAGMPLLNAILGVIITMAGIMAATGVATINSSTPMLALMLGLAVGIDYALFIISRHRDQLRDGMDAEESAARSVATAGSAVVFAGLTVMIALAGLGVAGIPFLTTMGVAAAIGVAIAVAIALTLLPAMLGLAGDRLRPKPSRKERKQSALSKASDGARVPELRGAQRFFAGWVKVATKIPILTVVVIVGGLGALALPARGLELALPDNGSAAAGSPARVTFDLIGKYFGPGYNAPLIVTANIVTSSDPLGVMDDLKSEIEDLPGVASVPLATPNQNADTGIVQVVPSSAGDSEQTKQLVQRIRDLAPGFEREHGTAIAVTGSTAIAIDVSDKLGDALLPFGILVVGLSLVLLMMVFRSIAVPLKAAVGYLLSVGASFGVVTLVFQHGFLSDLLNVDSQGPVLSFLPIVLMGILFGLAMDYEVFLVSRIREDYVHGGDAQRAIRTGFISSARVVTAAAVIMFSVFAAFIPEGDSTIKSIAVGLATGVFVDAFIVRMTLVPAVLALLGKSAWKLPKWIDKRLPSFDVEGAGLARLIELRDWPQPDSRALISAEGLTVRTQQRGGEKLIFDRTDMELLPGQVLVVGGEDAEARSSLLWTLSGRMRPTTGKLKAVGSVLPQQAGAVRRRVRLVDLAAVDDQVAAISASRDHRAKVIMVDHVERLEHGAPVGALSELINDCRTSGRGLVLSTADPERMASLLPSSYLQLRLAPIGSEDHRLAPATV; the protein is encoded by the coding sequence GTGTCGACTTTTCTCTACGGACTCGGCCGAATGGCCTACCGGCATCGGCTTCGGGTGCTCGGGATCTGGCTGGCGGTGCTCGTCGTCGCCGGATTGGCCGCGCTCGGCCTGGGGAAGTCCTTCGACAACTCGTTCTCGCTGCCGGGCACGTCGTCGCAACAGGCACTGACCCAACTGCAGCGAACCTTCCCGCAGGTCAGCGGCACCTCGGCGCAGGTGATCATGGTCGCGCCGGACGGTGAGACCGTCCGCGACAGCGAGGTCAAGCAGGCGATCAACGTCGCGATCGACAAGTTCGAGAAGCTCGATCAGGTCCAGGCCGTGTCCTCGCCGTATTCCAAGCAGGTCGCCGACGCGATCTCCGACAACGGCCAGGCGGCGCTGATCACCGTCCAGTTCGACGGCGAACGGGCCGACGTCACCGACGCCACCACCGAGCAGGTCAGCAAGATCACCGAGCAGCTGCAGGATGCCGTGCCCGGCTCCCAGGCCTCTGCCGGCGGAGACGCCTACAGCATGGATTCGGTCTCCATCAGCATCACCGAGGTGGTCGGCGTGGTGGTCGCGCTGGTGGTGCTGATGATCACCCTCGGCTCGTTCGTCGCGGCGGGAATGCCGTTGCTGAACGCGATTCTCGGGGTGATCATCACGATGGCCGGGATCATGGCGGCGACGGGGGTCGCCACCATCAACTCGTCCACGCCGATGCTGGCCCTGATGCTCGGCCTGGCGGTCGGCATCGACTACGCGCTGTTCATCATCTCCCGGCACCGTGATCAACTTCGCGACGGGATGGACGCCGAGGAGTCGGCCGCCCGCTCGGTCGCCACCGCCGGCTCGGCCGTCGTCTTCGCCGGCCTGACCGTGATGATTGCGCTGGCCGGCCTCGGGGTGGCGGGTATCCCGTTCCTGACCACGATGGGTGTCGCCGCCGCCATCGGCGTCGCCATCGCCGTGGCCATCGCCCTCACCCTGTTGCCCGCCATGCTCGGCCTGGCCGGCGACCGCCTGCGCCCCAAGCCCAGCCGCAAGGAACGCAAGCAGAGCGCTCTGAGCAAGGCGTCGGACGGTGCTCGGGTGCCCGAGCTGCGGGGCGCTCAGCGCTTCTTCGCGGGCTGGGTGAAGGTGGCGACCAAGATCCCGATCCTGACCGTGGTGGTGATCGTCGGCGGGTTGGGTGCGCTGGCTCTGCCGGCCCGTGGGCTCGAGCTCGCCCTTCCGGACAACGGAAGTGCTGCGGCCGGTTCACCGGCCCGGGTCACCTTCGATCTGATCGGCAAGTACTTCGGGCCGGGCTACAACGCGCCGCTGATCGTCACCGCGAACATCGTCACCTCCAGCGATCCGCTCGGCGTGATGGACGACCTCAAGTCCGAGATCGAGGACCTGCCCGGGGTGGCGAGCGTGCCGCTGGCGACACCGAACCAGAACGCGGACACCGGCATCGTCCAGGTCGTACCGAGCTCGGCCGGCGACTCCGAACAGACCAAGCAACTCGTCCAGCGGATTCGTGATCTTGCTCCCGGATTCGAGCGGGAGCACGGCACGGCGATCGCCGTCACCGGCAGTACCGCGATCGCGATCGACGTGTCGGACAAGCTCGGCGATGCCCTGCTCCCGTTCGGGATTCTCGTCGTCGGGCTGTCGCTGGTGTTGCTGATGATGGTGTTCCGCTCGATCGCGGTGCCGTTGAAGGCGGCGGTCGGCTACCTGCTCAGCGTCGGCGCATCGTTCGGCGTGGTCACCCTGGTCTTCCAGCACGGCTTCCTGTCCGATCTTCTCAACGTGGACAGCCAGGGCCCGGTGCTGAGCTTCCTGCCGATCGTGCTGATGGGCATCCTGTTCGGGCTGGCGATGGACTACGAGGTGTTCCTGGTCTCCCGGATCCGGGAGGACTACGTACACGGAGGTGATGCGCAGCGAGCGATCCGGACCGGCTTCATCAGTTCCGCTCGGGTGGTGACCGCGGCCGCGGTGATCATGTTCTCGGTGTTCGCCGCATTCATCCCCGAGGGTGACTCCACCATCAAGTCGATCGCGGTCGGGCTGGCCACCGGTGTCTTCGTCGACGCCTTCATCGTCCGGATGACGTTGGTGCCGGCAGTCCTTGCCCTGTTGGGAAAGAGCGCCTGGAAGCTACCGAAATGGATCGACAAGCGACTGCCGTCGTTCGACGTGGAGGGGGCCGGTCTGGCCCGCCTAATCGAGCTGCGCGACTGGCCGCAACCGGACAGTCGGGCGCTGATCAGCGCCGAGGGATTGACCGTCCGCACCCAGCAGCGCGGCGGCGAGAAGTTGATCTTCGATCGGACCGACATGGAGCTGCTGCCCGGCCAGGTGCTGGTGGTCGGCGGTGAGGACGCCGAGGCCCGGTCCAGCCTGCTGTGGACCTTGTCCGGACGCATGCGACCGACCACGGGCAAGCTGAAAGCCGTCGGTTCGGTACTGCCGCAACAAGCCGGAGCCGTACGCCGCCGAGTCCGGTTGGTCGACCTGGCCGCGGTCGACGACCAGGTCGCCGCGATCAGTGCGTCGCGTGATCACCGGGCGAAGGTGATCATGGTCGACCACGTCGAACGGCTGGAGCACGGCGCCCCGGTCGGCGCCTTGTCGGAGTTGATCAACGACTGCCGGACCAGCGGTCGGGGTCTGGTGCTGTCCACCGCCGATCCGGAACGGATGGCGTCGCTGCTGCCGAGCAGTTACCTGCAGCTGCGGCTGGCGCCGATCGGCAGTGAAGATCACCGACTCGCGCCCGCAACCGTCTGA
- a CDS encoding low molecular weight protein-tyrosine-phosphatase produces MTGSELSVIFVCWGNICRSPIAERVAEKYAADGGLTGVAFSSAATSTEELGEPMDRRATEVLRRHGYRTGDHVAHQIQPSELADADLVIAMEPLHIDRMGRIGDSSRVRLLTDFDPDAEPGSGVPDPWYGGPEGFDDTLAAVEAAMPGVLDQVRDLQRDSVR; encoded by the coding sequence GTGACCGGCTCGGAGCTGTCGGTGATCTTCGTCTGCTGGGGCAACATCTGCCGGTCCCCGATCGCCGAACGGGTCGCCGAGAAGTACGCCGCCGACGGGGGCCTGACCGGTGTCGCATTCAGCAGCGCCGCGACCAGCACCGAGGAGCTCGGCGAACCGATGGATCGGCGTGCGACCGAGGTGCTGCGCCGCCACGGCTATCGCACCGGTGATCATGTCGCGCATCAGATCCAGCCGTCCGAGCTCGCCGATGCGGATCTGGTGATCGCGATGGAGCCGCTACACATCGACCGGATGGGCCGGATCGGCGACAGCAGCCGCGTCCGGTTGCTGACCGATTTCGATCCCGACGCCGAGCCGGGCTCGGGAGTGCCCGATCCCTGGTACGGCGGCCCGGAGGGCTTCGACGACACTCTGGCCGCGGTGGAGGCGGCCATGCCCGGCGTCCTTGATCAGGTACGAGACCTGCAACGGGACTCCGTACGCTGA
- a CDS encoding phage holin family protein codes for MRWLLRLLVNAAALALATWLLSGITLTGATDTDKVLMMLAVALIFGIVNAIVKPLFKLVTLPILLLTLGLFLLVINALMLMLTSWLAGLFNLGWHVDGFWTAVLGALIVSVVSWLLNTFIPDKHEERR; via the coding sequence ATGAGATGGCTCCTTCGGCTGCTGGTGAACGCGGCCGCGCTGGCGTTGGCGACCTGGCTGCTCAGCGGCATCACGTTGACCGGGGCGACAGACACCGACAAGGTGCTGATGATGCTGGCGGTGGCGCTGATCTTCGGCATCGTGAACGCGATCGTCAAGCCGCTGTTCAAGCTGGTGACGTTGCCGATCCTGTTGCTCACGCTCGGTCTGTTCCTGCTGGTGATTAATGCGCTGATGTTGATGTTGACGTCGTGGTTGGCCGGATTGTTCAACCTGGGTTGGCATGTCGACGGTTTCTGGACCGCGGTGCTGGGCGCGTTGATCGTCTCGGTGGTGAGCTGGCTGCTGAACACGTTCATCCCGGACAAGCACGAGGAGCGGCGGTGA
- a CDS encoding HAMP domain-containing sensor histidine kinase, giving the protein MAVAVTGAAAYLTTRVALYQQLDSQLLDLATTVATPIGDDPQDLGNVNATALQAATVSAALVRANGQIYQLPQAQVDLRPGAPELAVARLGSSRSVRTALASNGEPYRVVAVPVPNSDLALVLGRPLRQTNLILSSLWLVLVIFGAAGVVWAAIAGSAVARSGLRPVRRLTAAAEHVADTDDLAPIAVTGNDELSRLADSFNQMLRSLAQSRERQKQLIADTGHELRTPLTSLRTNIELLVADEKQGNLPPAARDEILGDVSAQLAEFTSLIGDLVQLARDDQVTPAPEPIDFRNVVNAALERARRRGPGLHFDVELNPFYVVGEADTLERAITNLLDNAVKWSPPGGTIRVQLEGDRLRVADEGPGIAEKDLPYIFDRFYRADTSRNTPGTGLGLSIVAQTVARHGGTVQVARSAQGGAEFTVRLPGSTTFEGLNLPH; this is encoded by the coding sequence ATGGCGGTTGCGGTCACCGGCGCGGCGGCGTACCTGACCACCCGAGTGGCGCTCTACCAGCAGCTCGACTCCCAGCTGCTGGACCTGGCCACCACGGTGGCGACGCCGATCGGCGACGACCCGCAGGATCTCGGCAACGTCAACGCAACCGCCTTGCAGGCGGCCACCGTGAGCGCGGCGCTGGTCCGGGCCAACGGGCAGATCTATCAACTGCCACAGGCGCAGGTGGACCTCAGACCGGGCGCGCCCGAGTTGGCCGTGGCCCGGCTGGGCAGCAGCCGTTCGGTGCGGACCGCGTTGGCCTCCAACGGCGAGCCGTATCGTGTGGTCGCGGTGCCGGTGCCCAATTCTGATCTTGCTCTGGTGCTCGGCCGGCCGCTGCGGCAGACGAACTTGATCTTGAGTTCGCTCTGGCTGGTGTTGGTGATCTTCGGTGCCGCCGGGGTGGTCTGGGCAGCGATTGCGGGCTCGGCGGTGGCCAGATCCGGCCTGCGTCCGGTCCGGCGACTTACTGCGGCCGCCGAGCACGTGGCCGACACCGATGATCTTGCTCCGATCGCGGTCACCGGGAACGACGAGCTGTCCCGGCTGGCCGACTCGTTCAACCAGATGCTGCGTTCGCTGGCCCAGTCCCGGGAACGGCAGAAGCAGCTGATCGCCGACACCGGGCACGAGCTGCGGACGCCGTTGACCAGTCTGCGGACCAACATCGAGCTGCTGGTGGCCGACGAGAAGCAGGGCAACCTGCCGCCTGCTGCGCGGGACGAGATCCTCGGCGACGTGTCGGCCCAGCTCGCCGAATTCACCAGCCTGATCGGCGATCTGGTGCAGCTGGCCCGAGATGATCAGGTCACCCCGGCGCCGGAGCCGATCGACTTCCGCAACGTGGTGAATGCCGCCCTGGAACGCGCCCGGCGGCGCGGTCCGGGGCTGCACTTCGACGTCGAGCTCAACCCGTTCTATGTGGTCGGCGAGGCGGACACACTGGAGCGGGCGATCACCAACCTGCTGGACAACGCGGTCAAGTGGAGCCCGCCGGGCGGCACCATCCGGGTGCAGTTGGAGGGCGATCGGCTGCGGGTAGCCGACGAGGGCCCGGGCATCGCCGAGAAGGATCTGCCGTACATCTTCGACCGGTTCTATCGGGCGGATACCTCCCGCAACACTCCCGGCACCGGGCTCGGGTTGTCGATCGTGGCGCAGACGGTGGCCCGGCACGGCGGCACCGTGCAGGTCGCCCGGTCCGCGCAGGGTGGCGCCGAATTCACCGTACGACTCCCCGGCTCGACCACCTTCGAGGGCCTGAACCTCCCCCACTGA
- a CDS encoding M56 family metallopeptidase: MIIALALAAYAVITLVSAPQLLTRGHWRVHYPRLCLSLWYLLFLTGVAAAVASGTVAVWEGWRIQVDGDTLANSFGFGAVDWIGPATRVVGGIIGWSALAIGGALISLVATRTQKLILAQRRIRAEVNELVARAGYRRELIAGTPVTYVTSRRLIACGLHRRHATDLSAAQSAMAPSNADKSGASAEVIVSSGLDLALSADELRAVVEHERAHLRGGHLIFSRLAVLNQACLPTSRTARELGRATGLLIELIADDAAARRCGGRPLVSALTKIAEAEHDPTLGLRAWRIRQRLALAA, from the coding sequence ATGATCATCGCGCTCGCGCTGGCGGCGTACGCGGTGATCACGCTGGTGTCGGCCCCGCAGCTGCTGACCCGCGGACATTGGCGGGTGCACTATCCGCGGCTGTGTCTGTCGCTGTGGTACCTGCTGTTCCTCACCGGTGTCGCCGCGGCCGTCGCCTCCGGCACCGTCGCGGTCTGGGAAGGCTGGCGGATCCAGGTCGACGGCGACACCCTGGCCAACTCGTTCGGCTTCGGCGCGGTCGATTGGATCGGCCCGGCGACGCGGGTGGTCGGCGGCATCATCGGCTGGTCGGCGCTGGCGATCGGCGGCGCGTTGATCAGCCTGGTCGCCACCCGTACCCAGAAGTTGATCTTGGCGCAACGACGGATCCGGGCCGAGGTGAACGAACTGGTCGCCCGCGCGGGCTATCGGCGCGAGCTGATCGCCGGCACCCCGGTGACGTACGTGACCAGCCGCCGGTTGATCGCCTGCGGCCTGCACCGGCGCCACGCCACCGACCTGTCAGCGGCACAGAGCGCCATGGCGCCTTCCAACGCTGACAAGTCGGGCGCGTCAGCGGAGGTGATCGTTTCGTCCGGGCTCGACCTCGCGTTGTCGGCCGACGAACTGCGGGCGGTGGTGGAGCATGAGCGGGCGCATCTGCGAGGTGGGCATCTGATCTTCTCCCGGCTGGCGGTGCTCAACCAGGCCTGTCTGCCGACCTCGCGGACCGCACGTGAGCTGGGCCGGGCCACCGGGTTGCTGATCGAGCTGATCGCCGATGACGCCGCCGCCCGTCGTTGCGGCGGCCGACCGCTGGTGTCGGCATTGACCAAGATCGCCGAGGCCGAACACGATCCGACGCTCGGGTTGCGGGCCTGGCGGATCAGGCAGCGGCTGGCCCTGGCCGCCTGA
- a CDS encoding BlaI/MecI/CopY family transcriptional regulator, protein MTRDRGQLEADVMRLLWDADAPRTAKELQAGFEGSAPAVTTVLTVLDRLRRKGLVTRSDAKTNITFTATRSESDHAVENMLQSLETTGDRQAVLLRFAGDLDRADAELLRRALEGRDRRRTRPGSRADSSGGVKDRG, encoded by the coding sequence GTGACGCGGGATCGGGGCCAGTTGGAGGCCGATGTGATGCGGCTGCTCTGGGACGCCGACGCGCCGCGGACGGCCAAGGAACTCCAAGCGGGATTCGAGGGTTCGGCGCCGGCCGTCACCACCGTGCTCACGGTGCTGGACCGGCTGCGGCGCAAGGGCCTGGTCACGCGCTCGGATGCGAAGACCAACATCACCTTCACCGCGACCCGGTCCGAGTCCGACCATGCGGTGGAGAACATGTTGCAGTCACTGGAGACGACCGGCGACCGGCAGGCGGTGCTGCTCCGATTCGCCGGCGACCTGGACCGTGCCGACGCCGAGCTGTTGCGGCGTGCCCTGGAGGGAAGGGACCGGCGGCGTACCCGGCCCGGCTCCAGGGCCGACTCGTCCGGCGGAGTCAAGGACCGCGGATGA
- a CDS encoding YhgE/Pip domain-containing protein has translation MMFRLERTTGKRRLSWVSVVGVLLVPMIVAGGFLAATWNSSSRWGKVQAAIVNNDAGAKINGQTVPLGRQLAGGLVDAGSKNDNANRNNFDWVITDSDDAADGLADGQYAAVVTIPKNFSADATSYSKNTGDKAEQATLDIATSNVSGVTDSAIAQAISAAAVSSMNNQLTKSYLDNLYLGFNQTSAGMKKSADGADKLNDGASRLSDGIGKSAAGSQKLTNGLDQLGDGTKQLSTGLDQTDTGSTQLATGAEQLATGLKQTSGGVSKLDKGVGKLDTSMGDFSKGAKQTSTGVTKYTKGVGKYADGVKKYTDGVSGYADGVDQYVGGVNQLIKGMQKSSAATGQLTQYAAGTSSYVKGVDKAADGASQAVINQADPTASRNKQQIQAMCTKQGWDATTCGAYIAGMQQGLKTGAEGTAAGVKQGVGSNSEAGKRIISGSADLQKSLSGASTGGTGDLKQLKQAGTKLTKGGEKLASRGTKLGTSGTTISKSGDQLGTGVGKLAAGAKQLQTGVSGIHDATGKLADGTAKLSKGATQLSSGATKLSDGTGKLADAGDQLATGTKQSATGSAQLTKGLTQLHTGGTQLADGTKSLADGLAKAADQLPSYSKNDRTQLAKVASAPVAADQSDELFSNVVTTTLLMALALWIGGLATYLVVRAVPRDAFGSSKSSLRLALEGIAPGVVIGAAQAVVLSVMMGVLLDLSVGRTFGLLGFALLAAIAFAVVNHALVAWFGGIGRFVSLAVAVLATAGALTTALPDLFGVIRPYLPTTPALDGARAIITGSSAGDQIGVLIAWLVIGAVAGILAVVRRRVAPSIVPAVG, from the coding sequence ATGATGTTCCGTCTTGAACGTACGACCGGCAAGCGGCGGCTGAGCTGGGTGTCGGTGGTCGGCGTGCTGCTGGTCCCGATGATCGTCGCGGGAGGATTCCTGGCGGCCACCTGGAATTCGAGTTCGCGTTGGGGCAAGGTGCAGGCGGCGATCGTGAACAACGACGCCGGCGCCAAGATCAACGGGCAGACCGTACCGCTGGGACGGCAGCTGGCCGGTGGACTGGTGGACGCCGGATCCAAGAACGACAACGCGAACCGGAACAACTTCGACTGGGTGATCACCGACTCCGATGACGCCGCCGACGGGCTGGCCGACGGTCAGTACGCGGCCGTGGTCACCATTCCGAAGAACTTCTCCGCCGACGCCACCTCGTACTCGAAGAACACGGGGGACAAGGCCGAACAGGCGACCCTCGACATCGCCACCTCGAACGTGTCCGGGGTGACCGACTCGGCGATCGCGCAGGCGATCTCCGCGGCTGCGGTGTCGTCGATGAACAATCAGCTGACCAAGTCCTACCTGGACAACCTCTATCTCGGCTTCAACCAGACCTCTGCCGGGATGAAGAAATCGGCCGACGGCGCGGACAAGCTGAACGACGGTGCCAGCCGGCTCAGCGACGGGATCGGCAAGTCGGCCGCCGGGTCGCAGAAGCTGACCAACGGTCTTGATCAACTCGGCGACGGAACCAAGCAACTGTCCACTGGTCTCGACCAGACGGACACCGGGTCCACCCAACTGGCCACCGGAGCCGAGCAACTGGCCACCGGGTTGAAGCAGACCAGCGGCGGAGTTTCCAAGCTGGACAAGGGTGTCGGCAAGCTGGACACGTCGATGGGCGACTTCAGCAAGGGCGCCAAGCAGACCTCCACCGGGGTGACGAAATACACCAAGGGCGTCGGCAAGTACGCCGACGGCGTGAAGAAGTACACCGACGGTGTGTCGGGCTACGCCGACGGCGTTGATCAGTACGTCGGCGGTGTCAACCAGTTGATCAAGGGCATGCAGAAGTCGTCGGCGGCCACCGGACAGTTGACGCAGTACGCGGCCGGCACGTCGAGCTACGTCAAGGGTGTGGACAAGGCAGCCGACGGCGCATCCCAGGCCGTGATCAACCAGGCCGATCCGACGGCATCGAGGAACAAGCAACAGATCCAGGCGATGTGCACCAAGCAGGGCTGGGACGCGACCACCTGCGGGGCCTACATCGCCGGTATGCAACAGGGATTGAAGACCGGCGCCGAGGGCACGGCCGCCGGCGTCAAGCAGGGAGTCGGCTCGAACTCCGAAGCAGGCAAGAGGATCATCAGCGGATCGGCCGATCTGCAGAAGAGCCTCTCCGGGGCCTCGACCGGAGGCACCGGCGACCTCAAGCAGCTGAAACAGGCCGGCACCAAGCTGACCAAGGGCGGCGAGAAGCTGGCCAGCAGAGGCACCAAGCTCGGCACCTCCGGAACCACGATCAGCAAGAGCGGTGATCAACTCGGCACCGGCGTCGGCAAGCTGGCCGCCGGCGCGAAGCAGCTGCAGACCGGCGTCTCCGGCATCCACGACGCGACCGGCAAACTGGCCGACGGCACCGCCAAGCTCAGCAAGGGCGCCACCCAGTTGAGCTCCGGGGCGACCAAGCTGAGCGACGGCACCGGCAAGCTCGCCGACGCCGGTGATCAACTGGCGACAGGCACCAAACAGTCCGCCACCGGTTCGGCCCAGCTGACCAAGGGGCTGACCCAGCTGCACACCGGCGGCACTCAGTTGGCCGACGGCACCAAGAGCCTGGCCGACGGGCTGGCGAAGGCGGCCGACCAGCTGCCGTCGTACTCCAAGAACGACCGCACCCAGCTGGCCAAGGTGGCCAGCGCGCCGGTGGCCGCCGATCAGTCCGACGAGCTCTTCTCCAACGTGGTGACCACCACGCTGTTGATGGCGCTGGCGCTGTGGATCGGCGGGCTGGCCACCTACCTGGTGGTCCGGGCGGTGCCGCGGGACGCGTTCGGCTCGTCGAAGTCGTCACTCCGGCTGGCGCTGGAAGGCATCGCTCCCGGCGTCGTCATCGGCGCCGCGCAGGCGGTCGTGCTGTCGGTGATGATGGGCGTGCTGCTCGACCTGTCGGTCGGGCGGACGTTCGGCCTGTTGGGCTTCGCGCTGCTGGCGGCGATCGCGTTCGCGGTGGTCAACCATGCCCTGGTGGCGTGGTTCGGCGGCATCGGACGGTTCGTCTCGCTTGCGGTCGCGGTGCTGGCCACCGCGGGTGCGCTGACCACCGCACTGCCGGACTTGTTCGGTGTGATCCGGCCGTACCTGCCGACCACCCCGGCGTTGGACGGTGCCCGGGCGATCATCACCGGCTCCTCGGCCGGCGACCAGATCGGCGTACTGATCGCCTGGCTGGTGATCGGTGCCGTGGCCGGCATCCTGGCCGTCGTCCGCCGCCGGGTTGCCCCCTCGATCGTCCCCGCCGTCGGCTGA